In the Theobroma cacao cultivar B97-61/B2 chromosome 1, Criollo_cocoa_genome_V2, whole genome shotgun sequence genome, one interval contains:
- the LOC18610977 gene encoding probable Xaa-Pro aminopeptidase P, with amino-acid sequence MAEILAALRSLMASHSPPLDALVVPSEDYHQSEYVSARDKRREFVSGFTGSAGLALITKNEARLWTDGRYFLQATQQLSDQWQLMRIGEDPSVDAWMSDNLPREAAIGVDPWCVSVDTAQRWERAFAKKQQKLVQTSTNLVDEVWKTRPPLEINPVIVHPLEFAGRSVADKLKNLREKLGNEKARGIIITALDEVAWLYNIRGTDVSYCPVVHAFAIVTLNSAFLYVDKRKVSTKVSSFMQENGIEVREYGAVSSDVALLASNQLDQDRGVSSGQNRVCEKDTSEEEENYNDLIWVDPASCCYALFSKLDADKVLLQQSPLALAKALKNPVELDGLRNAHIRDGAAVVQFLVWLDKKMQEIYGASGYFLEREGASKKRLETNKLTEVTVSDKLEEFRASKEHFRGLSFPTISSVGPNAAIIHYSPQAETCAELDPDSIYLFDSGAQYLDGTTDITRTVHFGKPSAHEKACYTAVLKGHIALGNARYPNGTNGHALDILARIPLWRYGLDYRHGTGHGIGSYLNVHEGPHLISFRPQARNVPLQASMTVTDEPGYYEDGSFGIRLENVLVIKEADTEFNFGDKGYLSFEHITWAPYQIKLIDLSLLTPQEIEWVNSYHSKCREILEPYMEKHQMEWLKNATEPVSA; translated from the exons ATGGCGGAAATACTTGCTGCTTTGAGGTCATTAATGGCCTCTCACTCTCCCCCTCTCGATGCCTTAGTCGTCCCTTCTGAAGATTATCATCAG AGCGAATATGTTTCTGCTCGGGACAAAAGGCGCGAATTCGTTTCTGGATTCACCGGAAGTGCAG GTTTGGCActtataacaaaaaatgaagCTAGGCTATGGACGGACGGTCGATATTTCTTGCAAGCAACGCAGCAGCTTAGTGATCAGTGGCAACTGATGCGTATCGGAGAAGATCCTTCCGTTGATGCCTGGATGTCTGAT AATTTGCCCAGAGAGGCAGCTATTGGGGTTGATCCGTGGTGTGTATCAGTGGATACGGCTCAAAGATGGGAACGTGCTTTTGCGAAAAAGCAACAGAAATTAGTTCAAACCTCAACCAATTTGGTTGACGAGGTTTGGAAAACCCGGCCCCCGCTTGAAATTAATCCAGTCATTGTTCATCCATTGGAATTTGCCGGTCGTTCTGTTGCTGACAAGTTGAAGAATTTGAGGGAAAAGCTTGGGAATGAAAAGGCTCGTGGAATAATCATCACAGCTTTAGATGAG GTTGCTTGGTTGTATAATATTCGTGGGACCGATGTGTCTTACTGTCCAGTTGTTCATGCATTTGCTATTGTAACATTGAATTCTGCTTTCCTTTATGTGGACAAAAGGAAGGTTTCTACCAAG GTGAGCTCTTTCATGCAAGAGAATGGAATTGAAGTTCGGGAGTATGGTGCAGTGAGTTCAGATGTTGCATTGTTAGCGTCTAATCAACTTGACCAGGACAGGGGAGTAAGTTCTGGTCAAAATAGAGTTTGTGAAAAAGATACatctgaagaagaagaaaactaTAACGATCTTATATGGGTTGATCCCGCTTCATGCTGCTAtgctttgttttcaaaattagaTGCTGATAAGGTGCTCCTGCAGCAGTCACCTTTGGCCCTTGCAAAAGCCTTAAAG aaTCCAGTTGAGTTGGATGGATTAAGAAATGCGCACATCCGCGATGGTGCAGCTGTTGTGCAGTTTCTTGTCTGGTTGGATAAGAAG ATGCAAGAGATTTATGGGGCTTCTGGTTACTTCTTGGAGAGGGAGGGGGCAAGCAAAAAAAGACT AGAGACTAACAAGCTGACAGAGGTGACTGTTAGTGATAAGTTGGAGGAATTTCGTGCATCAAAAGAG CACTTTAGAGGCCTAAGTTTCCCTACTATTTCTTCGGTTGGTCCAAATGCAGCCATCATCCATTACTCACCTCAAGCAGAAACATGTGCTGAGCTTGATCCAGATAGCATTTATCTGTTTGATTCAGGAGCCCAG TATCTGGATGGGACAACTGATATAACTCGGACAGTTCATTTTGGAAAGCCTTCAGCACATGAGAAGGCTTGCTATACTGCG GTTCTCAAGGGCCATATTGCTCTGGGCAATGCTCGATATCCTAATGGAACAAATG GTCATGCTCTTGATATTCTGGCTCGAATTCCTTTGTGGAGGTATGGTCTTGATTATCGACATGGTACCGGTCATGGAATTGGGTCTTATCTGAATGTTCATGAAG GGCCTCATCTAATTAGTTTCAGACCACAGGCTCGTAATGTGCCACTTCAAGCATCCATGACTGTAACAGATG AACCTGGATATTATGAAGATGGGAGCTTTGGTATAAGATTAGAGAATGTACTTGTAATCAAGGAGGCTGATACAGAATTCAATTTCGGTGATAAGGGATACTTATCTTTTGAGCATATCACTTGG GCACCCTAccaaataaagttgatcgactTGAGCCTCTTGACACCCCAGGAGATTGAGTGGGTGAATTCCTACCATTCAAAATGTCGGGAAATTCTCGAACCTTACATGGAAAAGCATCAGATGGAATGGCTGAAGAATGCCACTGAACCTGTAAGTGCATGA
- the LOC18610978 gene encoding anthocyanidin 3-O-glucosyltransferase 5: MQSRKPHAALLASPGMGHLTPVLELGKRLVSHHGFSVTIFVVTTDTSLSQSQLLKPSQTSYHLEVVFFPPVDISSQIDQTTSILTQLAMMMREALPSLRSAISAMKVPPIALIVDMFGTEAFAIAEEFMMLKYVFITSNAWFLALTVHAPTIDKKEEDDHVNKQKPLVIPGCKPICFVDSFEPILKPNNQVYEEYLRMGTEISTADGILVNTFHELEPQTLAALNDKRKLGLVANAPVYPIGPLVRPAEPGVRSEVLSWLDMQPNESVIYVSFGSGGTLSAKQTTELAWGLEKSLQRFVWVLRLPVENDSAATVFKTSNGCADYANYLPDGFLNRTSKTGLVVPMWAPQTEILNHPSIGGFLSHCGWNSSLESIVNGVPIIAWPLYAEQKMNAAMLAEHIGIAVRSKVLPSEDVIERSEIEAMVRKLMVGKEGEAIRARVRMLKSWAEKALSNGGGSYNSLANVAKDCEISLQRRITKAGA, from the coding sequence ATGCAAAGCAGAAAGCCTCATGCGGCGCTTCTTGCAAGCCCTGGCATGGGACATCTCACTCCCGTCCTTGAGCTCGGTAAACGCCTTGTTTCCCATCACGGCTTCAGTGTCACTATCTTTGTCGTCACGACAGATACCTCTCTCTCGCAATCCCAACTTTTAAAACCGTCGCAAACTTCCTATCACCTTGAAGTTGTTTTCTTTCCACCGGTAGATATCTCAAGCCAGATCGACCAAACCACTTCAATCTTAACGCAGCTTGCAATGATGATGCGTGAGGCATTACCAAGCCTCCGGTCAGCAATATCGGCGATGAAAGTTCCACCAATTGCTCTTATTGTAGACATGTTTGGGACTGAAGCTTTTGCTATTGCTGAAGAGTTCATGATGCTGAAGTATGTTTTCATCACTTCAAATGCTTGGTTTCTTGCCCTTACAGTCCATGCACCGACCATTGATAAGAAAGAGGAAGATGATCACGTTAACAAACAAAAACCACTTGTCATTCCAGGGTGCAAACCCATTTGCTTTGTTGACTCTTTTGAGCCGATTCTGAAACCAAACAATCAAGTCTACGAGGAGTATTTGCGCATGGGAACCGAGATATCCACGGCAGATGGAATATTGGTGAACACGTTTCATGAATTGGAACCCCAGACTCTTGCTGCTTTAAATGATAAAAGGAAGCTAGGGCTGGTCGCGAATGCACCGGTTTATCCGATTGGACCACTGGTGAGGCCCGCCGAGCCTGGTGTGAGAAGTGAAGTGCTGAGTTGGCTAGACATGCAACCCAACGAGTCGGTGATATATGTTTCTTTCGGGAGTGGTGGAACCCTCTCAGCCAAGCAAACTACAGAGCTGGCATGGGGTTTAGAAAAGAGCCTACAACGGTTTGTTTGGGTGCTTCGTCTACCAGTTGAGAATGATTCAGCAGCCACCGTTTTCAAGACAAGCAATGGCTGCGCCGACTACGCAAACTACTTGCCTGATGGGTTCTTGAATCGGACCAGCAAAACTGGGCTGGTGGTTCCGATGTGGGCGCCTCAAACTGAAATCTTGAACCATCCATCCATAGGTGGATTTTTGTCTCACTGCGGGTGGAATTCTAGCCTAGAAAGTATTGTCAATGGTGTTCCGATCATCGCGTGGCCGCTGTACGCAGAACAGAAGATGAACGCTGCAATGCTGGCTGAGCATATCGGGATAGCTGTCCGGTCGAAGGTGTTACCATCAGAGGACGTGATTGAGAGGAGTGAGATAGAGGCAATGGTTAGAAAGCTTATGGTGGGTAAAGAAGGGGAAGCAATCAGAGCCAGGGTGAGAATGTTAAAATCATGGGCGGAGAAGGCTCTTAGCAACGGTGGTGGGTCTTATAATTCTCTGGCTAACGTGGCCAAAGACTGCGAGATCAGCCTGCAGCGCCGGATCACAAAAGCTGGCGCTTGA